One stretch of Candidatus Methylomirabilota bacterium DNA includes these proteins:
- a CDS encoding 3-hydroxybutyryl-CoA dehydrogenase — MTIKNVGVIGCGLMGGGIVQVAAQAGFQVLFVEASDELVGRGLGRLRETLEGLAAKGKLDARAKDEALARIAGTTRLDDLKGSDLVVEAMTENQQLKNETFAKLDRICPPHALLATNTSSCNVTAMAAATRRPGQVLGLHFFNPVPLMKLVEVARTILTDEVTAKVATDWVRALGKTPVQTKDSTAFIVNRLLVPYLLDAIRVYEGGLATLEDIDQAMKLGCGHPMGPFTLLDLVGLDTAMYVAEVMFEEFREPRYAPPPLLRRMVLAGRL, encoded by the coding sequence ATGACGATCAAGAACGTGGGCGTGATCGGCTGCGGCCTCATGGGCGGCGGCATCGTCCAGGTCGCAGCACAGGCGGGCTTCCAGGTGCTCTTCGTCGAGGCGAGCGACGAGCTCGTCGGGCGCGGGCTCGGGCGGCTCCGCGAGACGCTCGAGGGGCTCGCCGCGAAGGGCAAGCTCGACGCCCGGGCGAAGGACGAAGCGCTCGCGCGGATCGCCGGCACGACGCGGCTCGACGACCTCAAGGGCTCGGACCTCGTCGTCGAGGCGATGACCGAGAACCAGCAGCTCAAGAACGAGACCTTCGCGAAGCTCGACCGGATCTGCCCGCCGCACGCGCTCCTCGCGACGAACACCTCGTCGTGCAACGTGACCGCGATGGCGGCGGCGACCCGGCGCCCGGGCCAGGTCCTCGGCCTGCACTTCTTCAACCCGGTGCCGCTGATGAAGCTGGTCGAGGTGGCCCGCACCATCCTGACCGACGAGGTCACCGCGAAGGTGGCCACGGACTGGGTGCGCGCGCTCGGCAAGACGCCGGTGCAGACGAAGGACTCGACCGCGTTCATCGTGAACAGGCTCCTCGTCCCGTACCTGCTCGACGCGATCCGCGTCTACGAGGGCGGGCTCGCGACGCTCGAGGACATCGACCAGGCGATGAAGCTCGGCTGCGGCCACCCGATGGGACCGTTCACGCTCCTCGACCTCGTGGGCCTCGACACGGCGATGTACGTCGCCGAGGTGATGTTCGAGGAGTTCCGCGAGCCTCGGTACGCGCCGCCGCCGCTGCTCAGGCGCATGGTGCTGGCGGGGCGCCTC
- a CDS encoding adenine phosphoribosyltransferase codes for MDVADLRAKIRDIKDFPTEGILFKDITTLLKDGPAFRRVIDLLCERYRNERVDVVVGVESRGFVFGGAVAHQLGAGFVPVRKLGKLPGKTIEVEYELEYGRDALAMHEDAIQRGQRVLAVDDLLATGGTMAATLRLIEQLGGRVVGVAFLIELAFLHGRDKLKSHPLHSLIVYE; via the coding sequence ATGGACGTCGCCGACCTCAGAGCGAAGATCCGCGACATCAAAGACTTCCCGACCGAGGGGATCCTCTTCAAGGACATCACGACCCTCCTGAAGGACGGGCCCGCGTTCCGTCGCGTGATCGACCTCCTGTGCGAGCGCTACCGGAACGAGCGCGTGGACGTCGTCGTCGGCGTCGAGTCGCGCGGCTTCGTCTTCGGCGGCGCCGTCGCGCACCAGCTCGGCGCGGGCTTCGTGCCCGTGCGCAAGCTCGGCAAGCTTCCCGGCAAGACCATCGAGGTCGAGTACGAGCTCGAGTACGGCCGTGACGCGCTCGCGATGCACGAGGACGCGATCCAGCGCGGCCAGCGCGTGCTCGCCGTCGACGACCTGCTCGCGACGGGAGGCACGATGGCCGCCACGCTCCGGCTGATCGAGCAGCTGGGCGGGCGGGTCGTCGGCGTCGCGTTCCTGATCGAGCTGGCGTTCCTCCACGGACGCGACAAGCTCAAGAGCCATCCGCTCCACTCCCTGATCGTGTACGAGTGA